In one Fusarium keratoplasticum isolate Fu6.1 chromosome 5, whole genome shotgun sequence genomic region, the following are encoded:
- a CDS encoding DLH domain-containing protein, which produces MGQSASQQSSSETYLAKPSGSCCLKGAIHEGESRGTWETIADVETYVSRPKPDKANGHILLYFPDVWGMFPNGLLVMDAFADAGYLVLGLDYFRGASSHLDPVWKHRKDRHTHNPDFDYEAWKRKHTAFADAAVPKWVDAVKKSYGASTTRFACVGYCFGAPYVCNELKGDTVTVGAFAHPAFLKEHHFHDLKKPLFLSCSEVDHTFDVASRRRALDILQSNKKVFHYQVFSGVEHGFALRGDPKDPYQRWVKEQSLAGIVAWFDYWLSQ; this is translated from the exons ATGGGCCAATCAGCCTCGCAGCAGTCTAGCAGCGAGACGTACCTGGCCAAGCCCAGCGGGAGCTGCTGTCTCAAAGGGGCCATCCATGAGGGCGAGTCCAGAGGCACTTGGGAGACCATCGCAGATGTCGAAACCTACGTCTCGAGACCGAAACCGGACAAGGCCAATGGACACATACTCCTCTACTTTCCGGACGTATGGGGCATGTTCCCCAATGGCCTGTTGGTCATGGATGCCTTTGCCGATGCAGGCTACTTGGTCCTAGGCCTCGACTACTTCCGTGGGGCTAGTTCACACCTT GACCCCGTTTGGAAGCATCGCAAAGACCGCCATACACACAATCCGGACTTTGACTACGAGGCCTGGAAGCGCAAGCACACAGCCTTTGCTGATGCCGCGGTTCCGAAATGGGTCGACGCCGTCAAGAAGAGCTACGGCGCGAGCACGACCAGGTTTGCCTGCGTTGGCTACTGCTTCGGGGCACCTTATGTGTGCAACGAACTGAAGGGCGATACAGTGACGGTCGGGGCTTTTGCTCACCCGGCGTTCCTCAAGGAACATCATTTCCATGATCTAAAAA AGCCTCTGTTTCTCTCCTGCTCAGAGGTCGACCACACGTTTGACGTCGCCTCGCGACGTCGAGCACTGGACATCCTACAGTCTAACAAGAAGGTCTTTCACTACCAGGTATTTTCCGGTGTCGAGCATGGATTTGCTCTAAGAGGTGATCCAAAGGATCCTTACCAAC GGTGGGTGAAGGAGCAGAGCCTTGCGGGGATTGTGGCGTGGTTTGATTACTGGTTATCCCAATAG
- a CDS encoding MFS domain-containing protein codes for MTDVPKPTPESPSSVHAIEDSELKGGQRDLDINDRENAVGYNEYLEARDLEFSDAEAKKLRWKLDLVILPMFLVTQALQFMDKTSLNYANLFGYQEALGLKGNQFNYLSAMVYAGYFFGQYPCGWLIGRFPAQKVMAISVFFWGLMVILMTQSRDYSSALGVRFIMGIFEAAVTPGLTLMTGFWYTRREIPLRQCIWYSSLGWGGIVGSYISMGVSKLPVNLKPERWELIFFILGGATCLWAFVIWFLLPDSPSNARFLNHRERLIAVKRVAANETGIKNKAFDKSQVVLGFTDPKTLLLFVSVFAAAIPNGVVNSFSTIIIRDMGFSTTKTTQLKSVGDAIQIIGLFIGGSIILNVPNSRLLTATAANMICTVSAACMAYLPRENTWGRLVCFWLVNTQSVGFTVSLTTISSNMAGYTHRSLASALVFTAYCWGNFAGPFVVKKSQAPHFTGATIGLLVGYAIKFCCHLGLLVYMFLINRHRNKTYGPPNKERSNEAGMRDQTEFENKDFRYVL; via the exons ATGACGGACGTTCCTAAGCCCACCCCCGAGTCTCCTTCCAGCGTCCATGCCATTGAGGACTCAGAGCTCAAGGGCGGTCAGAGGGACCTGGACATAAATGATCGGGAGAATGCCGTCGGTTATAACGAGTACCTCGAGGCTCGCGATCTTGAGTTTTCAGATGCCGAG GCCAAGAAACTGCGATGGAAACTCGATCTCGTCATCCTTCCCATGTTTCTCGTCACCCAAGCGCTTCAGTTCATGGACAAGACCTCTCTCAACTATGCCAACCTCTTCGGATACCAGGAGGCCCTGGGGCTCAAGGGAAACCAGTTCAATTACCTCTCTGCAA TGGTCTATGCCGGTTACTTCTTCGGACAGTACCCCTGTGGATGGCTGATTGGTCGCTTTCCCGCGCAGAAGGTCATGGCCATCAGTGTCTTCTTCTGGGGGCTCATGGTCATCCTCATGACTCAGAGCCGAGACTACTCAAGCGCGCTGGGTGTGCGCTTCATCATGGGTATCTTTGAAGCCGCTGTCACACCCGGTTTGACCCTCATGACTGGCTTTTGGTATACTAGACGAGAGATCCCTCTTCGCCAATGTATCTGGTATTCATCGCTGGGTTGGGGCGGTATC GTTGGCTCATATATTTCTATGGGCGTTTCTAAGCTTCCTGTTAACCTCAAGCCTGAGCGTTGGgagctcatcttcttcatt CTCGGCGGGGCTACATGTCTCTGGGCATTTGTCATCTGGTTCCTGCTCCCCGATTCTCCCTCAAACGCCAGATTCCTCAACCATCGCGAGCGCTTGATTGCAGTCAAGAGAGTCGCAGCCAACGAAACAGGTATTAAGAACAAGGCTTTCGACAAGAGCCAGGTTGTCCTTGGCTTCACTGACCCCAAGACCCTGCTCCTCTTTGTCTCGGTCTTTGCTGC TGCCATTCCCAACGGTGTTGTCAACTCCTTCtcgaccatcatcatccgagACATGGGCTTCAGCACTACCAAAACTACACAGTTGAAGTCAGTCGGAGATGCTATCCAGATCATTGGTCTCTTCATCGGTGGAAGCATCATTCTCAATGTCCCAAACT CGCGTCTGCTCACTGCCACGGCTGCTAACATGATCTGCACCGTTTCTGCGGCGTGCATGGCCTATCTTCCTCGAGAAAATACCTGGGGTCGGCTTGTATGTTTCTGGCTGGTCAACACGCAGTCGGTCGGCTTCACCGTGTCCCTGACtaccatctcctccaacatGGCTGGATATACCCACCGCTCTCTCGCCAGCGCCTTGGTCTT CACGGCCTATTGCTGGGGCAACTTTGCCGGTCCTTTCGTCGTGAAGAAATCCCAGGCCCCCCATTTCACCGGTGCCACAATTGGACTTCTGGTTGGCTACGCCATCAAGTTCTGCTGCCATCTTGGTCTCCTGG TATACATGTTCCTTATCAACAGGCACCGAAACAAGACATATGGACCTCCTAACAAGGAGAGGAGTAACGAAGCTGGAATGAGGGATCAGACTGAATTTGAGAACAAGG